In the Scyliorhinus torazame isolate Kashiwa2021f chromosome 4, sScyTor2.1, whole genome shotgun sequence genome, one interval contains:
- the LOC140411333 gene encoding probable G-protein coupled receptor 139, whose product YDPIVSHTYYLANASCLVSGIGNIFCNSTLFSFLCVTVNLVSILILSRGKCSLSTCTTRYLVAMATADLLVIITEVILNRINNYYFPLNFLSIIPVCSVHYVLLRIATDCSVWFTVAFTFDRFVVICCQKLKSKYCTKRTAAVVLAIIGILFTVKNIPIYFRFKPRWIIDNVPWMCSNKRSYFTDPVWIGFRKFEKVLTPLIPFGLILLLNVLTVRHILVTSRVREQLRGQSMGDNHSDPEMESRRKSMILLFSISGSFILLWFVYVLYFFDVNDFLDDDSFYIFENVAYMLRNLSCCTNTLIYVLTQSNFREQLKSMLKYPVISIIKLINKQHI is encoded by the coding sequence TATGACCCAATTGTAAGCCACACATATTATCTGGCTAATGCTTCCTGCCTGGTCTCAGGAATAGGCAATATTTTCTGTAATTCcactctcttttcctttttatgtGTTACAGTGAATTTGGTGTCAATTTTGATTCTTTCCCGTGGAAAGTGCagcctctccacctgcaccacaCGCTACTTGGTGGCTATGGCAACAGCGGatcttctggtcattatcactgaggTCATACTAAACCGAATCAATAATTATTATTTCCCATTGAATTTCCTAAGTATCATCCCTGTGTGTAGTGTTCACTACGTCCTGCTCCGTATagccacagactgttctgtctggttcactgtcgctttcacttttgatcgatttgtcgtcatttgttgtcagaagctgaaatctaaatattgcaccaagaGAACTGCAGCTGTGGTCCTAGCAATTATCGGCATTCTGTTCACTGTGAAAAACATCCCCATATACTTTCGATTTAAACCGAGATGGATTATCGACAATGTACCATGGATGTGTTCAAATAAGCGGAGCTATTTTACTGACCCTGTTTGGATTGGATTCAGAAAATTTGAAAAAGTTCTAACGCCACTGATACCATTCGGTTTAATTTTGCTGCTGAACgtactgacagtcagacacattttggtgACCAGCCGGGTCCGTGAGCAACTGAGAGGTCAGAGCATGGGGGATAATCAcagtgacccggagatggagagcagaaggaagtcgatgattttactcttctccatatccggcagcttcatcctcctgtggtttgtttatgttttgtatttCTTTGATGTGAATGACTTCTTAGATGATGATTCATTTTACATCTTTGAAAATGTTGCCTATATGCTGCGGaacttaagttgctgcacaaacaccctGATTTATGTCCTGACTCAGTCTAACTTCAGAGAGCAATTGAAGAGCATGCTGAAATACCCAGttatatcaattattaaattaattaataaacaACACATCTGA